Proteins from one Bradyrhizobium sp. CB82 genomic window:
- a CDS encoding malonyl-CoA decarboxylase family protein — protein MSAVRQTSSDPSSTKLPPLDRAKQLAASLLSERSQASGALVARQLRELLGALDDNDRRCFQRYLATEFHPHGPALRAAAQRYLAEGTAETAAALARAAEPPRQEVLRRINMAPGGISALIAMRSEVASCMRTDPELKLLDADLKHLFASWFNRGFIELRRIDWQTPAAVLEKLIAYEAVHEIKGWDDLRRRLAPDRRCFGFFHPALPGEPLIFVEVALVEGLATAVQPLLLQDAGEAIVRQRAARADTAIFYSISNCQDGLRGVAFGNFLIKQVVEELQSEFPQLKRFSTLSPVPGFRQWLDNRLANASDPDAALLPQLESDSWWNDPAQSEKLRVPLLRLCASYLTRKPSIRIDPVARFHLGNGARLERINWLGNTAQRAIQESFGIMVNYLYDHDSIETNHEAFVRDGTIVRSPDVDALLHTTD, from the coding sequence ATGTCCGCAGTCCGCCAAACTTCCAGCGATCCATCCAGCACGAAATTGCCGCCCCTCGATCGCGCGAAGCAGCTCGCAGCATCGCTGCTCTCCGAGCGCAGCCAGGCCTCAGGAGCGCTGGTCGCGCGGCAATTGCGCGAGCTGCTTGGCGCACTCGACGACAACGATCGCCGCTGCTTTCAGCGCTATCTCGCCACGGAGTTCCATCCTCACGGCCCCGCTTTGCGCGCGGCGGCGCAGCGCTACCTCGCCGAAGGCACCGCAGAAACCGCGGCCGCACTCGCGCGTGCCGCCGAGCCGCCGCGCCAGGAAGTGCTGCGGCGAATCAACATGGCACCCGGCGGGATCAGCGCGCTGATCGCGATGCGCAGCGAAGTTGCTTCATGCATGCGCACTGACCCCGAACTGAAGTTGCTCGACGCGGACCTCAAGCATTTGTTCGCCTCGTGGTTCAACCGCGGCTTCATCGAGTTGCGGCGCATCGACTGGCAGACGCCGGCCGCGGTGCTGGAAAAGCTGATCGCCTACGAAGCCGTGCACGAGATCAAGGGCTGGGACGACCTGCGCCGGCGCCTTGCACCCGATCGGCGCTGCTTCGGCTTCTTCCATCCCGCACTTCCAGGCGAGCCGCTGATTTTCGTCGAGGTTGCTCTGGTGGAAGGACTGGCCACGGCCGTGCAGCCGCTGTTGTTGCAGGACGCCGGTGAAGCCATCGTGCGGCAGCGCGCCGCGCGCGCCGACACCGCGATCTTCTATTCGATCTCCAATTGTCAGGACGGCCTGCGCGGCGTGGCGTTCGGCAATTTCCTGATCAAGCAGGTCGTCGAAGAGCTGCAGTCGGAGTTTCCGCAGCTGAAGCGTTTTTCCACCCTGTCGCCGGTACCGGGATTTCGGCAATGGCTCGATAATCGGCTTGCGAATGCGAGTGATCCCGATGCGGCGCTGTTGCCGCAACTGGAGAGCGATAGCTGGTGGAATGATCCGGCGCAGAGCGAGAAGCTGCGCGTGCCCTTGCTGCGGCTCTGCGCCAGCTATCTGACACGGAAGCCCTCGATACGCATCGACCCCGTGGCGCGCTTTCACCTCGGCAACGGCGCACGGCTCGAGCGCATCAACTGGCTCGGCAACACCGCGCAGCGCGCGATCCAGGAATCCTTCGGGATCATGGTCAACTATCTCTATGACCACGACAGCATCGAGACCAATCACGAGGCATTCGTACGCGACGGCACCATCGTCCGTTCGCCTGATGTCGATGCCCTACTGCACACCACCGACTGA